Below is a window of Gilliamella sp. ESL0405 DNA.
TTTGTCCTTACTGAGTTCTTATCTTTTTTATGTTTAGTGACAGATTTCATCATTTACTCTTTATCACAATAACGGTTTCATTTTGAGGTGTCACATAAGACATCCCTAATTGATTTTTCGCTTTATCTTCAACTCGTTTTGGATCTGCAAGAACATTTTCTTCAATAACTAAATTTCGCCACTCGCTTTCTAGCACATCCTGTTCTAATAAAAGCTGCTCTCTTTCAAATAATTGTTTACGCACT
It encodes the following:
- the ftsL gene encoding cell division protein FtsL, whose protein sequence is MNSNQNNSHYVDNTKRPIQSLFGLIVGDLFGHQKLSLLLLIFVVLSAGAVLITTQQVRKQLFEREQLLLEQDVLESEWRNLVIEENVLADPKRVEDKAKNQLGMSYVTPQNETVIVIKSK